A single window of Chloracidobacterium thermophilum B DNA harbors:
- the serA gene encoding phosphoglycerate dehydrogenase, producing the protein MTIHRVLVCGNLAEDGLSILRQTPNIALDVKPELKEDELAELIAPYHALIVRSDTRPTAKVIAAADNLKVIGRAGTGVDNIDVEAATKRGIVVMNTPGGNSVTTAEHTFALLMATARHIAQGTMSLKQGRWERKKLVGVELSGKTLGIVGIGRIGSLVAQRAAAFGMHTVGYDPYLTREAAAKLGIELVALDTLFARADFITLHVPLTDETRHIINADAFRKMKRGVRLINCARGGLVDETALAAALQDGTVAAAALDVFEEEPPPPDHPLLALPNLTCTPHLGASTMEAQVSVAVSIARQIVDFLETGVIFGAVNAPSVSAELMSELRPYVDLGIKLGMFQGQAFGSHVRRLVIEYSGKVADLDVRPITQAILVGLLSGTSNRVNFVNAALIAEERGMVVSETKNRVAKDFASLIALWAETDQGESDVAGAIFRESDLRIVRVNGFPIEAIPKGHMLLCANRDQPGVLGRICSTLGDGGVNIARLYLGRKEVGGTAISLIQVDSPVPDEVMAKLHEIPAVLKARCIHL; encoded by the coding sequence ATGACCATCCACCGTGTTCTCGTCTGTGGCAACCTGGCCGAAGATGGTCTCAGCATTTTGCGCCAGACACCCAACATTGCCCTCGATGTCAAGCCGGAACTCAAAGAAGACGAACTGGCTGAACTCATTGCCCCCTACCACGCGCTCATTGTGCGCAGCGATACCCGTCCGACGGCCAAAGTCATCGCGGCGGCGGACAACCTCAAGGTCATCGGGCGGGCCGGCACCGGTGTGGACAACATTGATGTCGAGGCCGCGACCAAGCGCGGCATCGTGGTGATGAACACCCCCGGCGGTAACAGTGTCACCACCGCCGAACACACCTTTGCCCTGCTGATGGCTACAGCCCGGCACATTGCCCAGGGCACGATGAGCCTCAAGCAGGGCCGCTGGGAACGGAAGAAGCTCGTCGGCGTCGAACTGTCTGGCAAAACCCTGGGGATCGTTGGGATCGGACGCATCGGCAGCCTCGTGGCCCAGCGCGCGGCGGCCTTCGGCATGCACACGGTTGGCTATGATCCTTACCTGACGCGGGAAGCCGCAGCCAAGTTGGGTATCGAACTCGTCGCGCTCGATACCCTGTTTGCGCGCGCCGATTTCATCACCCTGCACGTCCCGCTGACGGATGAAACCCGGCATATCATCAATGCCGACGCCTTCCGCAAGATGAAACGTGGCGTCCGGCTCATCAACTGCGCCCGTGGCGGACTGGTGGATGAGACCGCCCTTGCCGCCGCCCTGCAGGACGGCACGGTGGCGGCTGCCGCGCTCGATGTCTTCGAGGAAGAACCGCCGCCGCCCGATCATCCGCTTCTGGCACTGCCCAACCTCACCTGCACTCCGCACCTTGGCGCTTCAACGATGGAAGCACAGGTGAGCGTGGCCGTCTCGATTGCCAGACAAATTGTGGATTTTCTCGAAACTGGCGTCATCTTTGGTGCCGTCAACGCGCCTTCGGTGAGTGCTGAGCTGATGTCTGAACTACGGCCCTATGTGGACCTTGGCATTAAGCTCGGCATGTTTCAGGGGCAGGCCTTCGGCAGTCACGTACGCCGTCTGGTCATTGAATACAGTGGCAAGGTCGCCGACTTGGACGTGCGTCCCATCACCCAGGCGATTCTGGTCGGGCTGCTTTCAGGGACGAGCAATCGGGTCAACTTCGTCAATGCGGCGCTCATTGCCGAAGAACGCGGCATGGTCGTCTCGGAAACCAAAAATCGCGTCGCCAAGGACTTTGCCAGCCTTATCGCCCTCTGGGCAGAGACTGACCAAGGGGAAAGCGATGTGGCCGGCGCCATTTTCCGTGAGTCCGATCTGCGGATCGTCCGGGTCAACGGCTTTCCCATCGAAGCCATCCCGAAAGGGCACATGCTGCTGTGTGCCAACCGGGACCAGCCCGGCGTGCTGGGGCGGATTTGTTCCACACTCGGCGATGGCGGCGTCAACATTGCCCGGCTCTACCTTGGACGCAAGGAAGTCGGCGGGACGGCCATTTCCCTCATCCAGGTGGATTCACCCGTGCCCGATGAAGTCATGGCCAAGCTGCACGAGATTCCGGCGGTTCTCAAGGCACGGTGTATTCACCTGTAG
- the smpB gene encoding SsrA-binding protein SmpB, with translation MTASATDGIKLIASNREAYFDYFIRETYEAGLELVGTEVKALREGRVNLKDAYVVIRNGEAWLMEAHISPYSHGNRYNHDPRRTRRLLLHKREIAKLAAATQERGLTVVPTKLYFKRGRAKVEVAIAKGKKTYDKRETERRRDLERETRAALKSRR, from the coding sequence ATGACCGCGTCTGCCACTGACGGCATCAAACTCATCGCTTCCAATCGGGAAGCCTACTTTGACTATTTCATCCGCGAGACGTATGAAGCGGGGCTTGAACTCGTCGGCACGGAGGTCAAGGCCCTGCGCGAAGGCCGGGTCAATCTCAAGGATGCCTACGTCGTCATTCGGAACGGTGAAGCCTGGCTGATGGAAGCACACATCAGTCCATATTCACACGGCAACCGGTACAACCACGATCCCCGGCGCACCCGGCGGCTGCTGCTCCACAAACGCGAAATTGCCAAACTGGCGGCAGCCACTCAGGAACGTGGATTGACGGTCGTCCCAACCAAGCTGTATTTCAAGCGCGGACGCGCCAAAGTCGAAGTTGCCATTGCCAAAGGCAAGAAAACCTATGACAAGCGCGAAACCGAACGCCGCCGCGACCTTGAGCGTGAAACGCGCGCGGCACTCAAGTCACGCCGTTAA
- a CDS encoding lysoplasmalogenase, with product MALAYLGTLPWLPYPGSFLLKALPVLVAAGWLLRTARSTGGRRVGYGLLWSALGDVALALDDRFFLVGLTAFLIAHLCYIAAFGPEAQLQRARLFRAGGVAAYGMALGAVLGQATNWQPPILLYAVVLTSMGVTAALRQGSRLVFLGALAFTVSDSLLAWDRFLIPLPLAHLWVMLTYYLAQGLITGGMLDDQILQGSEGYPDS from the coding sequence TTGGCACTGGCTTACCTGGGAACCCTCCCCTGGCTGCCATATCCGGGCAGCTTTCTTCTGAAGGCCCTGCCGGTGCTGGTCGCCGCCGGGTGGTTGCTGCGTACCGCCCGGTCCACCGGCGGGCGGCGCGTTGGCTACGGACTGCTCTGGTCAGCGCTCGGCGATGTGGCGCTGGCCCTGGATGACCGGTTCTTTCTGGTCGGGCTGACAGCGTTTCTCATCGCGCACCTGTGCTACATAGCCGCCTTTGGGCCGGAGGCGCAGCTTCAGCGTGCCCGGTTGTTCCGGGCAGGCGGCGTGGCGGCCTACGGGATGGCGCTGGGCGCGGTTCTGGGGCAGGCCACCAACTGGCAGCCTCCCATTCTGCTCTACGCTGTTGTTTTGACCAGTATGGGTGTCACGGCGGCGCTGCGCCAGGGAAGCCGGCTTGTGTTTCTGGGAGCGCTGGCCTTTACGGTCTCGGACAGTCTCCTCGCCTGGGACCGCTTCCTGATACCCCTGCCGCTGGCCCATCTCTGGGTCATGCTGACCTACTATCTGGCACAGGGCCTCATCACTGGTGGTATGCTGGACGACCAGATTTTGCAAGGCAGTGAAGGATACCCGGACTCATGA
- a CDS encoding GumC family protein, translating into MPQEHPNNNVMLAPTAAELDLATPTVQDRMRRRGSYQYTLPQEDAGQPIRQAFLTILRYKFTVILCVVLTMTVTGLALSRMQPVYEASSHIEVAPEKELYSSSGRIAFVPYSVDPDYLNTQIRKISSPSLLVEVVKTLKLDRDPKFLATGPTTLSAALLDLIRSPRGPRKPPQSETKSAELPEASPTPATTEDELQRYAPQIGRLASGLQAYNVPRTRLVRITFQHHDPETTKAVVNTVAEVFARRNVSDRLQQGSSQKEFLSSTAARLQQEILEEERKLTEYLRTRKIVSLKPEDNPEVARLTGLNQALLEAEKERLRAEERYQASLTQPIDSLDEMQSDPELQKLRGKISELKQRRLELLGTYTELHPDVVQIDQVLAQAENELKEAKANTLVRIKTAYENAKRREEELRARVEKQRNEVVTQNGDGVMQRMMQDNIDNKKKMLQALQATTKDTEINLRMDLNNITVVDRAGTPGAPISPRVSYTLSVAFFLSLFGGVGLAFAREYLNTRIKSVEDVDRLLNLPTLGLIPQVSPKELSKSSGYYSYGGETRALAKLADGRPLPADFNVGLSAFALSASPIGEAYRQLRTSILLSSSEDVRNRIILITSSQPGEGKTTTSFNTAISLAQTGASVLLIDCDLRRPQLQKLFDSYGQERTFQPGLSRYLSGQCKIGEIFTPSPIPYLTLITCGQMPPNPAELLGSQRMRSLLAYAVEKFDYVILDTPPMLSFADATILAAMADSVILVVNCQRSKREIVKRTCRKLDETNTRVLGVVLNGMTQEQSSYYGYDYYGYSSYYRYSQAVTVNGDGKASGPKPPPSASEVFEQLKVALDEQQAADDRVPPAPDASPAGNSSNNGHKAG; encoded by the coding sequence ATGCCACAAGAACATCCGAACAACAACGTCATGCTTGCGCCGACGGCGGCCGAGCTGGACCTCGCCACGCCAACCGTTCAGGATCGCATGCGCCGGCGTGGGAGCTATCAGTACACCCTGCCGCAGGAAGATGCCGGACAGCCAATCCGGCAGGCGTTCCTGACGATTCTGCGGTACAAGTTTACGGTCATTCTCTGTGTCGTGCTGACGATGACCGTCACCGGGCTGGCGCTTTCGCGCATGCAGCCCGTTTACGAGGCGTCCAGCCACATTGAAGTTGCCCCGGAAAAAGAACTTTATTCCTCAAGCGGGCGCATTGCCTTTGTGCCCTATTCGGTGGACCCGGATTACCTCAACACGCAGATTCGTAAAATTTCGAGTCCTTCGTTGCTTGTTGAAGTCGTCAAGACCCTCAAGCTCGACCGTGACCCAAAGTTTCTGGCTACTGGGCCGACCACGCTCAGCGCGGCGCTGCTCGATCTCATCCGCTCTCCCCGTGGGCCGCGCAAGCCTCCCCAGAGTGAAACAAAATCTGCGGAGTTGCCGGAGGCCAGCCCCACTCCTGCCACCACTGAAGATGAGCTTCAGCGCTATGCGCCGCAGATTGGGCGACTGGCCAGTGGACTACAAGCCTACAATGTCCCCCGCACACGCCTCGTCCGCATTACCTTCCAGCACCACGACCCGGAAACAACCAAGGCGGTGGTCAACACTGTGGCCGAGGTCTTCGCCCGCCGCAATGTTTCCGACCGCCTCCAGCAGGGCAGCAGCCAGAAGGAGTTTCTGTCCTCGACGGCCGCGCGCCTCCAGCAGGAAATTCTCGAAGAAGAACGAAAACTGACGGAGTATTTGCGCACACGGAAAATTGTCTCGCTCAAACCGGAAGACAACCCGGAAGTGGCCCGGCTGACCGGACTCAACCAGGCTCTGCTCGAAGCCGAAAAAGAGCGCCTGCGCGCCGAAGAACGTTACCAGGCCAGTCTGACTCAGCCCATTGACTCCCTCGACGAAATGCAATCGGATCCGGAGCTGCAGAAGCTGCGGGGCAAAATCTCCGAACTGAAACAGCGCCGTCTCGAACTGCTCGGAACCTACACGGAACTGCACCCCGATGTGGTGCAGATTGATCAGGTGCTGGCCCAGGCCGAAAACGAACTCAAGGAAGCGAAAGCGAACACGCTGGTTCGCATCAAAACGGCCTACGAAAACGCCAAGCGACGCGAAGAAGAACTGCGTGCACGGGTTGAAAAACAGCGCAATGAGGTCGTCACCCAAAATGGCGACGGCGTCATGCAGCGCATGATGCAGGACAACATTGACAACAAAAAGAAGATGCTTCAGGCGTTGCAGGCAACCACCAAGGATACCGAAATCAACCTGCGCATGGACCTCAACAACATCACAGTCGTGGACCGCGCCGGCACTCCTGGCGCGCCCATCAGCCCACGGGTGAGCTACACCCTCAGCGTTGCCTTTTTCCTCTCCCTTTTTGGCGGTGTCGGTCTTGCTTTTGCGCGGGAATATCTCAACACCCGCATCAAGTCCGTCGAAGACGTGGATCGGTTGCTGAACCTCCCGACGCTGGGGCTGATTCCCCAGGTTTCGCCCAAAGAACTCAGCAAAAGCAGCGGGTATTACAGCTATGGCGGCGAAACCAGGGCGCTGGCCAAACTGGCCGATGGACGCCCGCTGCCGGCCGATTTCAACGTCGGTCTCAGCGCCTTTGCCCTCTCGGCTTCGCCGATTGGGGAAGCCTACCGCCAGCTTCGGACTTCCATCCTGCTTTCTTCATCCGAGGATGTTCGCAACCGCATCATTCTCATCACCAGCAGCCAGCCAGGTGAGGGTAAAACGACGACCTCATTCAACACGGCCATCTCGCTGGCCCAAACCGGGGCTTCGGTCCTGCTCATTGACTGCGATCTGCGGCGTCCGCAACTCCAGAAGCTGTTTGACAGCTACGGACAGGAACGCACTTTCCAGCCGGGGCTGTCCCGGTATCTCTCCGGGCAGTGCAAAATTGGCGAAATTTTCACGCCTTCCCCGATTCCCTACCTGACGCTCATTACCTGCGGGCAGATGCCGCCCAACCCGGCCGAACTGCTTGGTTCACAACGCATGCGGTCGCTGCTGGCGTATGCCGTCGAAAAGTTCGACTACGTCATTCTGGACACGCCGCCCATGCTCTCCTTTGCCGACGCCACAATTCTCGCGGCGATGGCCGACAGCGTCATTCTGGTGGTCAACTGCCAACGCTCGAAACGGGAGATTGTGAAACGCACCTGCCGGAAGCTGGATGAAACGAACACCCGCGTCCTGGGCGTGGTTCTCAACGGGATGACCCAGGAACAATCCAGCTACTATGGCTACGACTATTACGGCTACAGTTCCTACTACCGCTACAGTCAGGCCGTAACTGTCAATGGCGATGGCAAGGCGAGCGGCCCCAAACCGCCTCCGTCGGCCTCTGAGGTCTTTGAGCAGCTCAAGGTAGCCTTGGATGAGCAGCAGGCGGCGGACGACCGCGTGCCACCGGCTCCTGATGCGTCACCAGCCGGTAATTCGTCCAACAATGGGCACAAGGCTGGATAA
- the bcp gene encoding thioredoxin-dependent thiol peroxidase gives MPEVGSPAPPFTAPDMHGNPVSLEQFRGQKVVLYFYPKDDTPGCTKEACSFRDAYADYREKGIVVLGVSLDDEASHRAFAEKYQLPFTLLADTNHAVSEAYGVYGEQEWQGKKFMGLARKTFLIDEQGILIKVFDKVDVENHSREVLAAFGLA, from the coding sequence ATGCCTGAAGTAGGTTCGCCTGCGCCGCCCTTCACCGCGCCCGACATGCACGGCAACCCCGTGAGTCTCGAACAGTTCCGTGGTCAGAAAGTCGTGCTGTACTTCTATCCCAAAGACGATACGCCAGGCTGTACCAAAGAAGCCTGTAGCTTCCGCGATGCCTATGCCGACTACCGGGAGAAGGGGATCGTCGTGCTGGGCGTGTCGCTCGATGACGAAGCCTCCCACCGGGCCTTTGCCGAAAAGTACCAGCTTCCCTTTACCCTGCTGGCCGATACCAACCATGCGGTTTCAGAAGCCTACGGCGTGTATGGCGAGCAGGAGTGGCAGGGCAAAAAGTTCATGGGCCTTGCCCGCAAGACCTTTCTCATTGATGAGCAGGGCATTCTGATCAAGGTATTCGACAAGGTTGACGTCGAAAATCACAGCCGGGAAGTGCTGGCTGCCTTTGGGTTGGCTTGA